In Thermothelomyces thermophilus ATCC 42464 chromosome 2, complete sequence, a single window of DNA contains:
- a CDS encoding oxidosqualene:lanosterol cyclase: MARRKANGATADTEPLLEQGSTRKRSSNAGDPDHAVKKQRPALEEKTDYSRWRLRDDHGRHTWRYLEDDEAAKAWPQTYADKYFLGLPLDLPDLPKPKKPLDAVRNGLEFFEKLQLPSGHWGCEYGGPMFLLPCIVISWYVTKTPIPWYYATEIKNYLFARAHPEDGGWGLHIEGETSVFGTALNYTVLRLVGVDADHPKMVKARATLHKLGGATHAPHWAKWWLAVLGVAHWDIVNPVPPELWLLPDWVPFAPWRWWIHIRMVFLPMSYLWSRRWTAEETDVIRSLRKELFVEDWDKINWAAHRNTIHPRDNYHPKSWLLNMINWFLANIWRPYFRVKPLVDRAEDWVMKLIEMENKNTDHLDLATVSGPMNLVCLYARDGPDSYAVRRHQERSDEFLWVKDEGLLANGTNGVQCWDTAFAIQAIMDAGLTEDPRWRPMLLKALEFLDDQQIRDNVEDQDKCYRQQRKGAWAFSNKDQGYAVSDCVSEALKSVIILQKTPGFPTLIDDQRIFDAIDTLLTYQNPNGSCSSYEPPRAGPWMEMLNAAEVFGRIMVEYEYPECTTAVVTALSLFHKHWPEYRAREIERFIERAVAWIKTNQRPHGGWYGSWGICFTYATMFALESLASIGETYENSSHAKRGCDFLISKQREDGGWSEHYRVRTISLSIIHPL; the protein is encoded by the exons ATGGCACGAAGAAAGGCCAACGGTGCAACGGCCGATACAGAGCCGCTCCTCGAACAGGGCTCGACCAGAAAACGATCCAGCAACGCTGGTGATCCAGACCACGCAGTCAAGAAGCAGCGGCCGGCGCTCGAAGAGAAGACCGATTACTCACGATGGCGCCTGCGAGATGATCACGGCAGACACACCTGGCGCTATCTGGAGGACGACGAAGCCGCCAAGGCCTGGCCGCAAACCTACGCCGACAAGTACTTCTTGGGCCTGCCGCTG GATCTCCCAGATCTTCCGAAGCCCAAGAAGCCACTCGACGCCGTCCGAAACGGCCTCGAGTTCTTTGAGAAGCTCCAGCTGCCCAGCGGCCACTGGGGGTGCGAGTATGGCGGTCCCATGTTCCTCCTCCCCTGCATCGTCATCTCGTGGTACGTGACCAAGACGCCGATTCCCTGGTACTACGCCACCGAGATCAAGAATTACCTGTTTGCCCGTGCGCATCCGGAGGATGGTGGCTGGGGTCTGCACATCGAAGGCGAGACCTCCGTGTTCGGAACGGCTCTCAACTACACAGTGCTGCGGCTGGTCGGCGTGGATGCTGATCACCCCAAGATGGTGAAAGCCCGCGCTACGCTGCACAAGCTGGGGGGTGCAACCCATGCGCCGCATTGGGCAAAGTGGTGGCTCGCGGTCCTAGGAGTTGCCCACTGGGACATTGTCAACCCTGTGCCTCCCGAGCTGTGGCTTCTTCCCGACTGGGTCCCCTTTGCGCCGTGGAGATGGTGGATTCACATCCGAATGGTCTTCTTGCCCATGAGCTACCTTTGGTCCAGGCGATGGACGGCCGAGGAGACCGACGTCATCCGCTCACTTCGCAAGGAACTTTTCGTCGAGGACTGGGACAAGATCAACTGGGCAGCACACCGCAACACAATCCACCCGAGAGACAACTACCATCCCAAGTCCTGGTTGCTGAACATGATCAATTGGTTCCTCGCCAACATTTGGAGGCCTTACTTCCGAGTCAAGCCCCTCGTCGACAGGGCCGAGGATTGGGTTATGAAGTTGATTGAGATGGAGAACAAGAACACAGACCACTTGGACCTTGCCACCGTATCCGGTCCTATGAATCTTGTCTGCCTCTACGCGCGTGATGGGCCGGACTCGTATGCCGTGCGCAGGCACCAAGAACGCTCGGACGAGTTCCTCTGGGTGAAGGACGAGGGTCTTCTCGCCAACGGCACCAACGGGGTGCAGTGCTGGGATACGGCATTCGCCATCCAGGCCATCATGGACGCGGGCTTGACCGAGGACCCGCGCTGGAGGCCCATGCTGCTCAAGGCGCTCGAGTTCCTCGACGATCAACAAATTCGTGACAACGTAGAGGACCAAGACAAGTGCTACCGCCAGCAGCGCAAGGGCGCTTGGGCGTTCAGCAACAAGGATCAAGGATACGCCGTGAGCGACTGTGTCTCCGAAGCCCTGAAGTCCGTCATTATCCTGCAAAAGACCCCCGGCTTTCCAACGCTGATCGACGACCAACGCATCTTTGATGCCATCGACACCCTCCTCACCTACCAGAATCCTAACGGTAGCTGCTCGTCCTACGAGCCGCCGCGCGCGGGGCCCTGGATGGAGATGCTCAACGCTGCCGAAGTCTTCGGCAGGATCATGGTTGAGTACGAATACCCCGAGTGCACGACCGCCGTTGTGACCGCACTCTCCCTCTTCCATAAGCACTGGCCCGAGTACCGTGCCCGCGAGATTGAGCGCTTCATCGAGCGCGCCGTGGCCTGGATCAAGACCAACCAACGGCCGCACGGTGGGTGGTACGGCAGCTGGGGCATCTGCTTCACCTACGCGACCATGTTCGCCCTCGAGAGCCTCGCCAGCATCGGGGAGACCTACGAAAATAGTTCCCACGCCAAGCGTGGCTGCGATTTCCTCATTTCGAAACAGCGAGAAGACGGCGGCTGGTCAGAACACTACAGAGTGAGAACCATTTCCCTCTCCATCATACACCCCCTCTAG
- a CDS encoding glycoside hydrolase family 61 protein (CAZy_ID 270110): SYLAHCTNDDCKSFKGDSGNVWVKIEQLAYNPSANPPWASDLLREHGAKWKVTIPPSLVPGEYLLRHEILGLHVAGTVMGAQFYPGCTQIRVTEGGSTQLPSGIALPGAYGPQDEGILVDLWRVNQGQVNYTAPGGPVWSESAPDANRPGP, from the exons AGCTATCTCGCCCATTGCACCAATGACGACTGCAAGTCTTTCAAGGGCGACAGCGGCAACGTCTGGGTCAAGATCGAGCAGCTCGCGTACAACCCGTCAGCCAACCCCCCCTGGGCGTCTGACCTCCTCCGTGAGCACGGTGCCAAGTGGAAGGTGACGATCCCGCCCAGTCTTGTCCCCGGCGAATATCTGCTGCGGCACGAGATCCTGGGGTTGCACGTCGCAGGAACCGTGATGGGCGCCCAGTTCTACCCCGGCTGCACCCAGATCAGGGTCACCGAAGGCGGGAGCACGCAGCTGCCCTCGGGTATTGCGCTCCCAGGCGCTTACGGCCCACAAGACGAGGGT ATCTTGGTCGACTTGTGGAGGGTTAACCAGGGCCAGGTCAACTACACGGCGCCTGGAGGACCCGTTTGGAGCGAGTCGGCGCCGGATGCCAACCGGCCTGGTCCCTGA